A window of Zingiber officinale cultivar Zhangliang chromosome 5A, Zo_v1.1, whole genome shotgun sequence contains these coding sequences:
- the LOC121980631 gene encoding uncharacterized protein LOC121980631 gives MADFRQREADLEFRRGLEELVRGHLDGCMGAALSSSSSSPSCVAFAGEDDEEGNAARRRRRSDLEGDDLAESSAAARRQSRVFSRWVARQAEEMITTMERRNRESELMALAGLHTVSMLDPSFLRESRRSPPADAVVERPVAARASSVLQMWRELEDMTSSARTEHRGTVTASALSGQIRSQERDELGGESVNARETEYNSYAQWIRGNIDSSPMRNAADEDHRESNHEQFRDHGDDAREGVRQIVRGWMTESEIPESESRISPSNETQRAQWLGEIERERVRLVREWVQMTSQQQRDARASRREDRQRERNGSADVQSDRFRRESLRLRGRQARLELITRMASERQRELLALSEHRAVSQFEHRHRIQSMLRGRFLRNGVVALDDQVRPPSIAESELGQLREHQQVSGLRVGFHFQSENIVHDEASNQPDPSANQIISVTDEFQDSTVTDLPNVHLEEAQPRSEANNIQQIAEREETLDLESVDHYSTHNMQESPTDVAELEEEDAGRDRVDWEPNIDFGIVGLPEETREPMEEINSNWQENMDQDWPQETTSYDVGEDSHLLEVHGEWHEDEPPDTAEAWQGEQEDPATDRGPNTIRIVDRFIPPDDENIYSMELRELLGRRSVSNLLRSGFRESLDRLVQSYVQRQGTTQFDWDLGRPLPTPAPEEDEDQSRDDQNQATRRSNVFPAPPLPLRPPLWNSGLHHNNWTRQNMHRSEIEWDAINDLKADMARLQQGMSNMQKMLEACIDMQVELQRAVRQEVSAALNQSPGEVCGEEPSVDGFKWNQVRKGICCVCCHNHIDSLLYRCGHMCTCSMCAHELERSGGKCPLCRAPIVEVVRAYSIV, from the exons ATGGCTGATTTCCGGCAGAGGGAAGCCGATCTCGAGTTTCGGCGCGGACTCGAGGAGCTCGTCCGCGGCCACTTAGACGGCTGCATGGGCGCCgcgctctcctcctcctcctcctccccctccTGCGTCGCCTTCGCCGGCGAGGACGATGAGGAAGGGAATGCTGCGCGCCGGCGCCGCCGGTCCGACCTCGAGGGCGACGACCTCGCTGAGTCGTCGGCCGCCGCGCGGCGGCAATCGCGGGTGTTCAGCCGGTGGGTCGCTCGCCAGGCCGAGGAGATGATTACCACCATGGAGCGGCGGAACCGCGAGTCCGAGCTGATGGCGCTTGCCGGTCTGCACACGGTGTCCATGCTCGATCCTTCGTTCCTCAGGGAGTCACGCAGGTCGCCGCCCGCGGACGCCGTGGTGGAACGGCCGGTTGCTGCTCGCGCGTCGTCGGTGCTGCAGATGTGGCGGGAGCTCGAGGACATGACCTCTTCTGCAAGGACAGAGCACAGGGGCACAGTGACAGCGTCTGCGCTAAGCGGTCAGATTCGCTCTCAGGAAAGGGATGAGCTTGGTGGCGAGTCGGTTAATGCAAGAGAGACCGAGTATAATAGCTATGCACAGTGGATTCGTGGAAATATAGATTCCTCTCCTATGCGGAATGCAGCCGATGAGGATCACCGGGAATCCAATCACGAACAATTTCGTGACCATGGTGATGATGCAAGGGAGGGAGTTCGGCAAATAGTTCGTGGGTGGATGACAGAGAGTGAGATCCCAGAATCTGAATCTAGGATCTCACCTAGCAATGAGACTCAGAGGGCGCAGTGGCTAGGGGAAATTGAAAGGGAGAGAGTGAGGTTGGTGAGGGAGTGGGTACAGATGACGAGCCAACAGCAGAGAGATGCCCGTGCTAGCAGGAGGGAGGACAGACAGAGGGAACGGAATGGGTCTGCAGATGTCCAATCAGATCGCTTTAGAAGGGAATCTCTGAGACTGAGAGGCAGGCAGGCTCGGCTTGAGCTAATCACAAGGATGGCATCAGAAAGACAGAGGGAACTTCTGGCATTGTCGGAGCATCGTGCAGTCTCACAGTTTGAGCACCGCCATCGCATCCAG TCAATGTTGAGGGGGCGTTTCTTAAGAAATGGTGTAGTTGCACTGGATGATCAAGTAAGACCACCTTCAATTGCAGAAAGTGAATTAGGTCAGTTGAGGGAACACCAACAGGTCTCTGGTCTGAG AGTGGGCTTTCACTTCCAATCAGAGAATATTGTTCATGATGAAGCATCAAACCAGCCTGATCCTTCGGCTAATCAAATTATTTCTGTTACTGATGAATTTCAAGATAGTACTGTAACAGATCTACCTAACGTCCACCTTGAGGAGGCACAACCTAGGAGTGAGGCTAATAACATTCAGCAAATAGCAGAGAGAGAAGAGACGCTTGACTTGGAGAGTGTCGATCATTATAGTACTCACAACATGCAGGAATCTCCCACTGATGTAGCAGaactggaagaagaagatgctgGACGTGATAGAGTAGACTGGGAACCAAATATTGATTTTGGTATAGTTGGACTGCCTGAAGAAACCAGGGAGCCCATGGAGGAAATCAATTCAAATTGGCAGGAAAACATGGATCAGGACTGGCCTCAGGAGACCACTAGTTATGATGTTGGAGAAGATAGTCATCTACTTGAAGTTCATGGAGAATGGCACGAAGATGAACCTCCTGATACTGCAGAAGCCTGGCAGGGTGAACAGGAAGATCCAGCAACAGACCGAGGGCCCAATACAATTAGAATAGTTGACAGATTTATCCCTCCTGATGACGAAAACATTTACAGTATGGAACTGAGGGAACTCCTTGGCAG AAGGAGTGTTTCTAACCTTCTTCGCAGTGGGTTTCGTGAAAGTTTGGACCGGCTGGTACAGTCCTATGTTCAAAGACAAGGCACAACTCAGTTTGATTGGGATCTAGGCAGACCACTGCCTACCCCTGCTCCAGAGGAAGATGAGGACCAGTCAAGGGATGATCAAAATCAGGCTACTAGGAGATCTAATGTGTTTCCTGCGCCACCATTGCCACTAAGACCACCCCTATGGAACTCTGGCTTGCATCATAACAATTGGACCAGACAAAACATGCATCGTTCAGAAATT GAATGGGATGCCATTAATGACTTGAAGGCAGATATGGCTAGACTGCAACAGGGAATGAGTAATATGCAGAAAATGCTGGAAGCTTGCATCGATATGCAAGTGGAATTACAACGTGCAGTTAGACAGGAAGTTTCTGCAGCTTTGAATCAATCTCCCGGAGAAG